The following nucleotide sequence is from Anaerobiospirillum thomasii.
TCTCGTACTAGGAGCAATCCCCCTCAATCATCCAACGCCCGCGGTAGATAGGGACCAAACTGTCTCACGACGTTTTGAACCCAGCTCGCGTACCACTTTAAATGGCGAACAGCCATACCCTTGGGACCAACTTCAGCCCCAGGATGTGATGAGCCGACATCGAGGTGCCAAACACCGCCGTCGATATGAACTCTTGGGCGGTATCAGCCTGTTATCCCCAGAGTACCTTTTATCCGTTGAGCGATGGCCCGTCCATGTGGAACCACCGGATCACTATGACCTGCTTTCGCACCTGCTCGAGATGTGCCTCTCGCAGTCAAGCCAGCTTATGCCATTGCACTGACCTCACGATGTCCGACCGTGATCAGCTGACCTTCGTGCTCCTCCGTTACCCTTTGGGAGGAGACCGCCCCAGTCAAACTGCCTACCAGACACTGTCCTCGTATGTGTTGTACTTAGTTAGAACCTCAAACATGTCAGGGCGGTATTTCAAGGTTGACTCCATAAAAGCTGGCGCTTCTACTTCAATGTCTCCCGCCTATCCTGCACAAACAGGTTCAAGGTTCAGTGTCAAGCTGCAGTAAAGGTTCACGGGGTCTTTCCGTCTAGCCGCGGGTACACTGCATCTTCACAGCGATTTCGGTTTCACTGGGTCCCGGGTGGAGACAGCGTGGCCATGGTTACACCATTCGTGCAGGTCGGAACTTGCCCGACAAGGAATTTCGCTACCTTAGGACCGTTATAGTTACGGCCGCCGTTTACCGGGGCTTCACTCAAGGGCTTCAACTTGCGTCTGACCCCATCATTTAACCTTCCGGCACCGGGCAGGTGTCACACCCTATACTTCCCCTTTCAGGTTCGCAGAGTGCTGTGTTTTTGTTAAACAGTCCCAGCCACCATTTATCTGCGGCTGTGTGCAGCTTCATCTGTGCAGATTGCACCGCTCACAGCGTACCTTCTCCCGAAGTTACGGTACATTTTTGCCTAGTTCCTTCACCCGGGTTCTCCCAAGCGCCTTGGTATCCTCTACCCGACCACCTGTGTCGGTTTGGGGTACGGCCACATATAACCTGAAGCTTAGAGGCTTTTCCTGGAAGCCTGGTATCAGTTGCTTCATATCCGTAGATACTTCGTCTCAGCTCTCAGTTCAGCACATATGTCTTTTAACCCATATGCTCCCTACAGCCTTTCACAGAAACTACCGTTCTTCTGCCAACCTAACCTTCTCCGTCACCCCATCGCAGCTATATGCGGTACAGGAATATTAACCTGTTTCCCTTCGACTACGCTTCTCAGCCTCGCCTTAGGCACCGACTCACCCTGCCCCGATTAACGTTGGACAGGAACCCTTGGTCTTCCGGCGAACGGGTTTTTCACCCGTTTTATCGTTACTTGCGTCAGCATTCGCACTTCTGTTACCTCCAACTCGCCTCTCGACTCATCTTCGTCAGTTTACAGAACGCTCCCCTACCACTTGCAGTATTCTGCAAATCCGCAGCTTCGGTGTCTGATTTGAGCCCCGTTACATCTTCCGCGCAGGCCGACTCGACCAGTGAGCTATTACGCTTTCTTTAAATGATGGCTGCTTCTAAGCCAACATCCTGGCTGTCTTAGCCTTCCCACATCGTTTCCCACTTAATCAGAACTTTGGGACCTTAGCTGGCGGTCCGGGTTGTTTCCCTCTTCACGATGAACGTTAGCACCCACCGTGTGTCCCCTGCTTCCAACTGGACGGTATTCGTAGTTTGCAACGGTTTGGCAACCCGGGATGGGCCCCTTGCCGTAACAGTGCTCTACCCCCGTCCGTCCTCACAGGACGCTACCTAAATAGCTTTCGGGGAGAACCAGCTATCACTGGGTTTGATTGGCCTTTCACCCCTAGTCCCAGATCATCCCCTAACTTTGCAACGTTAGTGGGTTCGGCCCTCCGGCAGGTGTTACCCTGCTTTCAGCCTGTCCAGGACTAGATCACCCAGTTTCGGGTCTGCCTGTATCAACTCTTCGCCCTATTAAGACTCGGTTTCCCTACGGCTCCCTCATTAAAGTTAACCTCGCTAATACAGACAACTCGCTGACCCATTATACAAAAGGTACGCAGTCACACATACTTAACGTACATGCTCCCACTGCTTGTACGCACACGGTTTCAGGCTCTCTTTCACTCCCTTCACCAGGGTTCTTTTCGCCTTTCCCTCACGGTACTGGTTCACTATCGGTCGTCAGGTAGTATTTAGCCTTGGAGGATGGTCCCCCCATATTCAGACAGGATACCACGTGTCCCGCCCTACTCTTGTATCATCATCTATGCAAAGTCGTGTACGGGAGTATCACCCTGTTTCCTCACACTTCCCAGTGTGTTCCACTGCTACATAAACAACTTTTGGGCTCCTTCCCTTTCGCTCGCCGCTACTTAGGAAATCTCTTTTGATTTCTTTTCCTTGGGGTACTGAGATGTTTCACTTCCCCCAGTTCGCTTTATATCTTATGATATAATGTCATGTTATCATGACGGGTTGCCCCATTCGGATATCTGAGGTTAATAGCGCCCCTTATCGGCTCACCCCAGCTTTTCGCAGATTAGCACGTCCTTCATCGCCTCCTGACGCCATGGCATCCACCATGTGCGCTTTCTTGCTTGACCATACAACCCCGAGTGACATGTTTTTACTGCTTTTTATTGCAGTATTAGCACTCAAGAGTCTTTACGTATGGTAAACAACCATTATCACTTCAAGTATTGATTTTGCCAGAGTGCCTCGGACATTTTTGCTTGTTCGAAACCTTCTTTTTACTCAGTGACTAATTGAGTTAATTTATTTTCAGCTTGTTTATAAGTTTTTAAAGAGCTTTCTGACAGTTACTATGTCAGGCTTTGTACTTTCTTTGTTTTTTGCTTAAGCTTAAGTTTTTTGCTTTTTTTTCTTAAGCCTTAAAAGTGCAAAGCCTGAGACAGTTTAGTGTGTCATGGCGTTCCCAAGGGGACCCGAACCCCTGTTAACGACGTGAGAGGCCGTTGTCCTAACCACTAGACGATGGGAACGTGGCTATTTTCTTTATCTGGTACAGATTATCTGTGTGGGCTCTTTGTTAAAGGGTTTTATATCGTTAAGGAGGTGATCCAACCACAGGTTCCCCTATGGTTACCTTGTTACGACTTCACCCCAGTCATAAACCACACCGTGGTAATCGCCCTCCTTGCGGTTAGGCTAACTACTTCTGGTGCAATTCACTCCCATGGTGTGACGGGCGGTGTGTACAAGGCCCGGGAACGTATTCACCGCAACATTCTGATTTGCGATTACTAGCGATTCCGACTTCATGGAGTCGAGTTGCAGACTCCAATCCGAACTGCGGGACGCTTTGTGGGCTCCACTCCACCTCGCGGTTTCGTCTCCCTCTGTACGCCCCATTGTAGCACGTGTGTAGCCCTGACCGTAAGGGCCATGATGACTTGACGTCATCCCTGCCTTCCTCCAGTTTGTCACTGGCAGTCTCCTTTGAGTTCCCGGCTTTACCCGCTGGCAACAAAGGACAAGGGTTGCGCTCGTTGCGGGACTTAACCCAACATCTCACGACACGAGCTGACGACAGCCATGCAGCACCTGTCTATAGGCTCCCGAAGGCACTGAATAATCTCTTATTCATTCCTACGATGTCAAGGTCAGGTAAGGTTCTTCGCGTTGCATCGAATTAAACCACATGCTCCACCGCTTGTGCGGGCCCCCGTCAATTCATTTGAGTTTTAACCTTGCGGCCGTACTCCCCAGGCGGTCGATTTAGCGCGTTAGCTACGAAACCCAAACTATCGCTCAAGCTTCTAATCGACATCGTTTACGGCGTGGACTACCAGGGTATCTAATCCTGTTTGCTCCCCACGCTTTCGCACCTCAGCGTCAGTATCTGCCCAGGAAATCGCCTTCGCCTCTGGTGTTCTTCCAGATATCTACGCATTTCACCGCTACACCTGGAATTCCATTTCCCTCTGCAATACTCTAGATAGTTAGTTTAAAGTGCAGTTCCCAGGTTGAGCCCGGGGCTTTCACACCTTACTTGACTATCCGCCTACATGCCCTTTACGCCCAGTTATTCCGATTAACGCTTGCACCCTCCGTATTACCGCGGCTGCTGGCACGGAGTTAGCCGGTGCTTCTTCTGTGGGTAACGTCACTCTTGCGATTTCCTCCCCACTGAAAGTGCTTTACAACCCAAAGGCCTTCTTCACACACGCGGCATGGCTGCATCAGGGTTCCCCCCCATTGTGCAATATTCCCTACTGCTGCCTCCCGTAGGAGTCTGGGCCGTGTCTCAGTCCCAATGTGGCTGATCATCCTCTCAGACCAGCTAGAGATCGTCGCCTAGGTGCGCCCTTACCACACCTACTAGCTAATCCCATCTGGGCACATCTGATAGCGGATTGCTCCTTTCCCCCTCAGGGTGTATGCGGTATTAGCAACCGTTTCCAGCTGTTGTCCCCCTCTATCAGGCAGTTTCCCAGACTTTACTCACCCGTCCGCCACTCGTCAGCTAAGATAGCAAGCTATCTTACTGTTACCGTTCGACTTGCATGTATTAGGCCTGCCGCCAGCGTTCAATCTGAGCCATGATCAAACTCTTCACTTAAATTTTAAAAAGTTTGATGTGTATGTCCTTCACCGTATGTTCAAACAGCTTCTCATACTCTTTCTTCTAAACCCTCTTAACAAGGGCCCACACAGATTGTCTGTACCAATTTTTAAAGAACTTTTCAAAAGCGCTTGGCTTTTGTTTTTGAGCGTCGTGCTCAAGTGGAAGTGCATTATAGACTCTTTTTTTATACTGTCAACGCATTTTTTAAAGATTTTTTGTTTTCAATGCACAGTAAATTTCATTTTACCCCAAACAAAGCCCATATTTATGCGATATTGCGCACAGTTTAAAAATTTAAAAATTTTTTAATATTTTTTTTAAATTTACTTAATCAGCCCGGCAGCTTGAGCCTTTTCCACAATTTTAAAGAATGCTTTATAACTGTCCTTGGCAAAATTCTTTTCAAGTTTTTTTATATCTTCAAGATCAAGATACATAATGCCAGAGACCTCAGAGCTTTGTCTTTTGGTTATAAAATCGCCTTTAATAAAATACATATCGGCCAGTACATAGGTCGGAGGTGAGTCTATTTTCTCAAAACCAAGATAATGCAGAGACTGTCTGTCTGCTTTTATGCCAACCTCCTCTTCAAGCTCGCGCAGTGCTGAGTCAAATCTGTCCTCAAATATCTGCTCAATGCCACCTACGCATGCATCAAAAAGACCTGGGGCATAATCTTTGCTCAAAGTTCTCAGCTCAATTAAAAACTTATTGTCCCTGTTGCACACTGCTATGTATGAGGCTCTGTGACCTAATCTCTTTTCACGCATAATGGCTCTAGTGGTAATTGACTGTATGTCATTGTTCTCATCTACCACATAGACCATTTCTGGTATTTTTACATCTTTACAGTCAAGCTCCATACGTCTGTGCACAATGCCTGCCTCGACAAATGGATCTGACTTTATCTTAAACCCGCACTTTTTATAAAAATCAAGAGCATGCTCCTGGGCATTTAAAAACAGATGCTCCATACCTCTGTCTTTGCAGGTGGCTATGATGGCATTTAAAAGACCAAGTCCCAGACCTTTGCCGCGCCAGCGCTTTACAACAGCAAAGCGTCCTATATGACCGTCTGGCTGGACACGGGCTGTGGCAACTGCCTCACCATTGTGCTCAATTAAAAAATGCTCAGAGATTTCATCCTTGTCATCATGTTCATGCTCTACTGGGACATTCTGCTCTTTGACAAAGACAATATCGCGTACCTGATAGGCTCTGCTGCCTATCTGACTAAAAGATCCTGTATATAATTTCATGTTTTTACTCTAATAGAACTGTAGGCATGGGATTTTGCTTTAAATCCTCGATATCATGCACAAAAGTGCCAAAATACATGCCATTTTTAATATAGACATCGACAGTAGGTATGCCGTTTTCATCAAAGCTCTGACATCTGCCGTTTAAAACGCCATTATCATAGTTAAGTTCGTTTTTAACCTGGCCGTTGCGGTAAAACTCAAGCACTGTGCCATTTAGCATATCATGTTTATAGCGCTCAACCTTTCTTATCTTGCCATCGGTATAAAAAGTTCTAAAGGCTCCCTCTTTAAGACCTTTTTGATATATACCCTCATAGACAATCTTGTCACTAAACTCATCATACTCGCGGTAAAAACCATTTTTTCTGCCATGCTCATACAGAGCATATTCAAGAGGTGAACCTGTGCTGTCATAACGTATGTACATACCGTTGAGATAACCGTCTGTATAATTGCCAAGCATTCTTAAAATGTCCTTTTCATAACTGACAGACAGCCCCTCAAGTCTGCCACTGCGATAGGAGCTTATCAGTGTCTGAGCACCATACTGAGTTTTGACAAGGCCGGTATAGGCACGTCCATTGCTTTTTTTAACCAGTCTTGATTCAACATAGCTAAACTCACTAAGCGGTCTTGCACCTACAAAGCGATAGAAAATATATCTATTTTCAAAAATAAAGATATAGGTGGCGGCAAAGATTGCAATGGTCAGCACACAAAAGGACATGACACTTTTAATGGTCTGCGATTTTACATAGTTGAGCACAAAAAACCTGAGCACCAGCATAACAAAGCCAAGGACTACAAGACAGATCACAAGATAGGCTATAACCTTGTAGGCATTTACATATGGCGATCTCAGTGTCAGATTGTAAGGATTCTCCCTTTCATAAACCACCCAGATCTGAGAGCCTACAGCCGGTACCTGCCTGTAGTCATAAACATGATCAATACTACCTATAACCTCCTGACCACTTGCAGTAATAAAGGTGACAATATGACGGTAAAGATGTTCATTTGGGCTTAACACCATATTATTGTGCAGCATTCTTGTATGCGTCACCACGGCTATGGCATCTGATCCTATAAAGTTTAAATAAAAGCGTTGTGACTGCACTGAAAGTTTCTGTATTGAGGCCAAAAGCGCAATACAGATGAAAAATGAGCATAAAAGAGCAATGGAGATAAACAGTGAGCGTCTGGTAAAGACATGTTTTTTACCGTCATCTAATGATGAATTTGGATTTGACACATCATCTATCACACTTTGCAGATAGTTTCGGTCAGAGCTGAAATAATCATCAGTCTCATGTATGCTCTTTAAATGTGTGATTAATCTGTCAACATGATTGTGCCACAGAGCACTAAGGCCTTGATTGCGCCATTTTATAATTAAAGTTCTGTCCCGGCCACCTATAACACCGTTTTGCAGATTGTACAGAGCGTACAAAAGCTCCTGCTTGGCTTTTTTGGTGGTGGTGAAATTCTTGATGTTAACAAAGTTGGCCCTAAGCGGAATCAAGGCCTCTTTATTATTGTCAAAGGCACAGATCATCTCTGCTATAAATAGATAGACAATGTCTGACTCATCAAGACGGCTTAGCTCGTAGGATTCAATAAAGCCAAATTCCTTGGCCTTTAAGATTACAAAATCAAGATCTAAAGCACTAAGATCGTGAGCCTCAACATTAAGGCAGTCAAGAAACTCCTCAATTACACTCTCACCTAGGTACTTTTCAAACTCAATCATAAGCGTCGGATATAAGACTCTTTACACCTGCAAGTGTGAAAACAAACACTGCCTAAAAAGTTCGGCAACCATTCTATATCATTCAAAATTAAAGACAATAGTAAAAGCTGCTGCACGGCAAAAATATCGCTCTAATGCGTACTCTGAGTCAGTAAAAATACTTGTGCCACTCTGTAAAGTATAGAACAGCTTTTATTAAAAGAAAGCTCTATTAAGACTATATTTCATACGATAAATCAGGATCTTGTTATCTATAGACGCTCTTTATGCCGCATGCTTTAATCTTGGTGAGCCACAGTTTAGTTTTAAGGTATTATGCCATGCAGCAGGAGCTGGACCGACGCCTGTTTTTAACATATATTTTTTACTTTACTGACAAAAATTCAATATTTGAAAGTAAATAATTATTATACATTAATTGTTTTTTAAGTGTAGGTAAAAAAATTGTACAAAGAACACCTTGCAGTCTTTTTAACTTTTTGCTACAAAAATATATTAGATCAATGCTTTAATATATTTTTCCATTAAAATTAGTCCTTTTACAACTTTTTTCACTACATAGTAAAAATAATATTTATTGATTAAAAATATTCAAAAGCATCTTTTTTAATTTTTTATGATTTACAATGAATTCAGTTTTAAAAATATATCTTACATAAGGAGCTTCAAATGGCTTTAGTAGCAGTTAATTCAAATGAAGAATTCGTACGTGAAGTGGAACAGGATCAGGGTCTTGTCATTGCAGGTTTCACTGCAGACTGGTGCCCACACTGCAAAGTTCTTGCCCCACACATTCAGGGAATGGCTCAGAACTTCCCTGACTTAAAGATCTGCCGTGTAGATGTAGACAAGTGTGAGGAAATCTCCAACAAGTACAATGTACAGACCATTCCGACTCTGGCTATTTTCAAAGGTGGTCAGCTTGTTGTGGCCAAGATGGTGGCCGGCATGCAGCCAAATGAGATTATGGAATTTATGCAGAGCAATATGCAGTAATAAAACTTTGATAAAAGCGCATGCCTAAACATGCGCTTTTTTCATTTGTGCACACCACAGTCCGTGCATATCCACACAAAATAAAAAAAATTGCTCACAATGAGCTCCTGCCTGCCTTTTTCTTTTCATATTTTTGCCCATAAGTGGTAAAATCGCACTTTAGATTTAATTTTGAGTTTAAAAATACTGATATGAAAAAAGCCCTACCACTTATTTCTGCACTGTCTGTATTTGTGCTCTGTGCCTGTCAGGGTGTACCTGACGGATCCAAAGAGCCTGTGGCCACAATTGAGAGCATAAAGCTTGCCTCAGGGCAGCAGTCAGGTTTTGATATAGATTTTTCTGTATTTCACAGATCGCTTGAGGATCTCCCATTTGCCGCTCTTGATATTGACATCATGGTCAACTCAAAAAAGGTTGCCTCCTATCATGAAGAGCCTGAGGACATTATTCTAAAGCCATCAGTCAAGAACAACTATACAAGGTTTGTTGAGGCTAATCTGGCACAGCCAGCGCAGTCAGATTCACTTTTAATGTCGCCTATGCTCAAGGTCAATGCCGATGTGGAGCTCAAAGTCACTGTAGTTGATGATGAGGATCTTGATACATACAATCCTGTAGCCAAT
It contains:
- a CDS encoding GNAT family N-acetyltransferase: MKLYTGSFSQIGSRAYQVRDIVFVKEQNVPVEHEHDDKDEISEHFLIEHNGEAVATARVQPDGHIGRFAVVKRWRGKGLGLGLLNAIIATCKDRGMEHLFLNAQEHALDFYKKCGFKIKSDPFVEAGIVHRRMELDCKDVKIPEMVYVVDENNDIQSITTRAIMREKRLGHRASYIAVCNRDNKFLIELRTLSKDYAPGLFDACVGGIEQIFEDRFDSALRELEEEVGIKADRQSLHYLGFEKIDSPPTYVLADMYFIKGDFITKRQSSEVSGIMYLDLEDIKKLEKNFAKDSYKAFFKIVEKAQAAGLIK
- a CDS encoding toxin-antitoxin system YwqK family antitoxin is translated as MIEFEKYLGESVIEEFLDCLNVEAHDLSALDLDFVILKAKEFGFIESYELSRLDESDIVYLFIAEMICAFDNNKEALIPLRANFVNIKNFTTTKKAKQELLYALYNLQNGVIGGRDRTLIIKWRNQGLSALWHNHVDRLITHLKSIHETDDYFSSDRNYLQSVIDDVSNPNSSLDDGKKHVFTRRSLFISIALLCSFFICIALLASIQKLSVQSQRFYLNFIGSDAIAVVTHTRMLHNNMVLSPNEHLYRHIVTFITASGQEVIGSIDHVYDYRQVPAVGSQIWVVYERENPYNLTLRSPYVNAYKVIAYLVICLVVLGFVMLVLRFFVLNYVKSQTIKSVMSFCVLTIAIFAATYIFIFENRYIFYRFVGARPLSEFSYVESRLVKKSNGRAYTGLVKTQYGAQTLISSYRSGRLEGLSVSYEKDILRMLGNYTDGYLNGMYIRYDSTGSPLEYALYEHGRKNGFYREYDEFSDKIVYEGIYQKGLKEGAFRTFYTDGKIRKVERYKHDMLNGTVLEFYRNGQVKNELNYDNGVLNGRCQSFDENGIPTVDVYIKNGMYFGTFVHDIEDLKQNPMPTVLLE
- a CDS encoding thioredoxin family protein, which produces MALVAVNSNEEFVREVEQDQGLVIAGFTADWCPHCKVLAPHIQGMAQNFPDLKICRVDVDKCEEISNKYNVQTIPTLAIFKGGQLVVAKMVAGMQPNEIMEFMQSNMQ